Proteins encoded together in one Cydia pomonella isolate Wapato2018A chromosome 10, ilCydPomo1, whole genome shotgun sequence window:
- the LOC133522260 gene encoding protein cortex-like — protein sequence MDRNAFGKKTSGLQRPRIDRFVAPRESFDELRRRQHVSASKQCSNSFWHGNYMKQYASHIDKAFGLDAAAPSQPEQTWPCVPRTRTFLSSADNILDLPTYSTAAFPELIDWSNDNVLVAALGNKYYKWSWCSQSSMGKGLTLFNTACCRFDPTGERLALGTDMQRIEVHNAWSKWMTVSWCRCSTKTSQQFCLITAVDWSPTGNSIVTGCSRGMITAFDRDTRHISNRQATNIAIFLVRVSPDARYVAAVAVNSSQVLLMLWPSLVEYMVISSDWMVKSIAWHPWRSALLGIGGVTETKSWIALWDAPRATLRTTTTVSNNDYSMDTMLFSHRTGELVLSVWNSEQMGYPKASSRLVVMSGPDSVVDEWGEGRYGVDRVRAMVFSPDGTKLATATADEDLIIWNFLPPDNKTNKKTKRRRFSAIPTYIDQSSYGFSVR from the exons AGCGGATTGCAGCGGCCTCGCATTGATCGCTTTGTGGCGCCGCGCGAGTCCTTCGATGAGCTGCGGCGGCGGCAGCACGTGTCCGCCAGTAAGCAGTGCTCTAACAGCTTCTGG CATGGCAATTACATGAAACAGTATGCGAGCCACATCGACAAAGCCTTTGGGCTAGATGCAGCCGCACCTTCGCAACCTGAGCAAACCTGGCCCTGCGTGCCGCGCACGCGCACTTTTCTATCTTCAGCGGATAATATCCTGGATCTGCCAACTTACAGTACCGCAGCTT TTCCAGAACTCATCGACTGGAGCAACGACAACGTCCTAGTGGCAGCACTTGGCAATAAATACTACAAGTGGAGCTGGTGTTCACAAAGCTCTATGGGCAAAGGCCTCACCCTTTTTAACACTGCTTGCTGTAGGTTTGATCCTACGGGGGAAAGACTAGCA CTAGGAACCGACATGCAGCGCATAGAGGTGCACAATGCGTGGAGCAAATGGATGACCGTGAGTTGGTGCCGCTGCTCCACCAAGACGTCGCAGCAATTCTGTCTGATCACCGCCGTGGACTGGAGCCCCACGGGGAACTCCATCGTCAC cgGTTGCTCCCGAGGAATGATCACCGCTTTCGACCGCGATACCAGACACATCAGCAATCGGCAAGCCACCAACATCGCCATCTTTCTTGTGCGGGTGTCTCCAGACGCGCGCTACGTGGCCGCGGTCGCTGTCAACAGTTCGCAG gTGCTGCTGATGCTGTGGCCGTCTTTGGTAGAATACATGGTTATCAGTTCTGACTGGATGGTAAAg AGTATAGCCTGGCACCCATGGCGTAGTGCTCTCCTCGGCATCGGCGGAGTCACGGAGACCAAATCCTGGATAGCGCTCTGGGATGCCCCGCGGGCCACCCTACGCACGACCACTACTGTCAGCAATAACGATTATAGCATGGACACCATGTTGTTCAGCCATCGGACTGGGGAACTAGTTCTCAGTGTTTGGAACTCAG AGCAAATGGGGTACCCAAAAGCGAGCTCTCGGCTTGTAGTGATGAGCGGACCAGACTCGGTGGTGGACGAGTGGGGGGAGGGCAGATACGGCGTCGACCGCGTTCGGGCCATGGTCTTCAGTCCTGATGGCACTAAGCTTG CAACAGCCACAGCAGACGAAGATTTAataatctggaatttcctgccTCCAGACAACAAGACCAACAAAAAGACGAAACGGAGAAGATTCTCCGCCATCCCCACTTACATCGACCAGAGCTCATACGGCTTCTCCGTTCgataa